In Alkalihalobacterium alkalinitrilicum, a genomic segment contains:
- a CDS encoding alpha-ketoacid dehydrogenase subunit beta, producing the protein MGKLNFRWAITQALDEELARDDKVFLIGQDIGQSGGVFGLTRGLYDRYGGWRVKDSPISEEGITGLAVGAAMIGHRPVVEIMYMDFMSLAIEELANQAAKTHYVSNGKIKVPMVVRTLAGGGFKAGIHHSQSLESWFTHIPGLKVVYPSTPYDVKGLLKSAIRDDNPVVFIEHKGLFSVKGEVPDEEYVVPLGKADVKREGSDLTIISYGKTVHQSLEAAEALAEEGIDVEVVDLRTLVPIDQETIFKSVQKTNRVMIVYEATKESGFGAEVSSMISEELIYDLDAPIRRVAGAFTPIPLGAAEDAHFPTVEKIIKEAKEMCH; encoded by the coding sequence ATGGGAAAATTGAACTTTAGATGGGCAATTACACAAGCACTTGATGAAGAGCTAGCTCGAGATGATAAAGTATTTTTGATTGGACAAGATATCGGACAATCTGGTGGTGTATTTGGCTTAACAAGAGGACTTTACGATAGATATGGTGGATGGAGAGTGAAAGATAGTCCGATAAGTGAAGAAGGTATAACAGGGCTAGCCGTTGGGGCAGCAATGATTGGCCATCGCCCAGTCGTTGAAATTATGTACATGGATTTTATGTCACTTGCTATAGAAGAATTGGCTAATCAAGCAGCAAAAACTCATTATGTATCTAACGGAAAAATCAAAGTCCCAATGGTAGTTAGAACTCTAGCTGGGGGTGGGTTTAAAGCAGGTATCCATCATTCTCAGAGTTTAGAAAGCTGGTTTACACATATTCCAGGATTAAAAGTTGTGTATCCTTCAACTCCATATGATGTGAAAGGGTTACTAAAATCAGCAATAAGAGATGATAATCCCGTTGTATTTATCGAACATAAAGGTTTATTTAGCGTAAAAGGTGAAGTACCCGATGAGGAGTACGTCGTTCCTTTAGGGAAAGCCGATGTCAAAAGAGAAGGTTCAGACTTAACGATTATTTCGTACGGAAAAACCGTCCATCAGTCTTTAGAAGCAGCCGAAGCTTTGGCTGAAGAAGGGATTGATGTAGAGGTAGTAGACTTAAGAACATTGGTTCCTATCGATCAAGAAACGATATTTAAATCGGTTCAAAAGACAAACCGGGTAATGATTGTTTACGAAGCAACGAAAGAAAGCGGTTTTGGTGCCGAAGTATCCAGTATGATTTCTGAAGAATTAATTTATGATCTAGATGCTCCTATTAGACGGGTTGCAGGTGCCTTTACCCCAATTCCTTTAGGAGCGGCCGAAGATGCGCATTTTCCAACAGTCGAGAAAATTATTAAAGAAGCAAAAGAGATGTGTCACTAA
- a CDS encoding AMP-binding protein — protein MMPKGDYEKKGYWRNENIFTYLMDAYLSNPKRIAVEDGFVSYTYEELYDKSVKLAFYLKKIGVEKGDVVSFQLPNWSESLIIHYAVAMIGAVCNPIIPIYRKKEVQYILNQSRTKVLIVPNTFRKFDYLQMIRELQDELNGLQKVVILDKYSDQPDLNEKGEVFFEECVSHNLGLHSNVEPVTEKDPFLLMYTSGTTSNPKGAVHTHNTLIHENHSVISLYQLSENDNVFMPSPVTHIAGFINGLELPIMLQATLILQDVWEPRAAVEKIVAGNCTFLLGATPFLQGIYDVVKETNQEIPLKYILCGGADVPPELVINSSKLLNCFVTRVYGSTEYPTFTLCGPTDTFDKTAYTDGRALEGSASLILDDNMEALSVNEVGELAVKGPEMFLGYLQSEFNEDSFYDEYFLTGDLASIDEDGYIQIIGRKKDIIIRGGENISVKEVEELLYEHESVNQVAVVAMPDEKMGEKACAYIKLNKYTNLDLETMKDYLLRKGVAIQKVPERLEIIAEMPMTTSGKIQKFVLREDIKKKLTV, from the coding sequence ATGATGCCAAAGGGTGATTATGAAAAAAAAGGGTATTGGAGAAACGAAAATATTTTTACATATTTAATGGATGCTTACTTAAGTAACCCGAAACGTATAGCAGTTGAGGATGGTTTTGTCTCTTATACGTATGAAGAACTTTATGATAAGTCAGTAAAACTTGCATTCTATTTAAAAAAAATTGGTGTTGAGAAGGGCGATGTTGTTTCGTTCCAATTACCAAATTGGTCAGAAAGTTTAATTATTCATTATGCTGTAGCGATGATCGGTGCAGTATGTAATCCCATCATTCCTATTTATCGAAAAAAAGAAGTGCAATATATATTAAATCAATCCCGAACAAAAGTTCTAATCGTCCCAAACACATTCCGCAAATTTGATTATTTACAGATGATTAGAGAATTACAAGATGAATTAAATGGATTACAAAAAGTAGTGATTTTGGATAAGTATTCAGATCAACCTGATCTAAATGAGAAAGGTGAAGTTTTCTTCGAAGAATGTGTTAGTCATAACTTAGGCCTTCATTCCAATGTTGAACCTGTGACGGAAAAGGATCCTTTCTTACTGATGTACACCTCAGGAACAACGTCAAATCCTAAAGGTGCGGTACATACACATAATACATTGATCCATGAAAATCATTCCGTGATTTCTTTGTATCAGTTAAGCGAAAATGACAACGTTTTCATGCCGTCACCCGTGACACATATTGCAGGATTTATTAATGGCCTTGAGTTACCTATCATGCTTCAAGCGACATTAATTTTACAAGATGTTTGGGAACCAAGAGCAGCCGTGGAAAAAATCGTTGCAGGAAATTGTACGTTTTTACTTGGTGCTACACCATTCCTACAAGGGATCTACGATGTTGTGAAAGAAACCAATCAAGAAATCCCATTGAAATACATCCTTTGCGGCGGAGCCGATGTACCACCAGAATTAGTCATTAATAGTAGTAAACTATTAAACTGTTTCGTCACACGTGTGTACGGTTCAACGGAATATCCGACTTTTACCTTATGCGGCCCAACTGATACCTTTGATAAGACCGCTTATACAGATGGTCGAGCATTGGAAGGATCTGCATCGCTAATTCTTGACGATAATATGGAAGCTCTATCTGTCAACGAAGTTGGAGAGTTAGCTGTCAAAGGCCCAGAGATGTTTTTAGGGTATTTGCAATCCGAGTTTAATGAAGACTCTTTTTATGATGAATATTTTCTGACGGGAGATTTAGCTTCCATCGATGAAGACGGATATATTCAAATTATTGGAAGAAAGAAAGACATCATTATCCGTGGTGGAGAAAACATCTCTGTGAAAGAAGTAGAGGAACTCCTTTATGAGCATGAAAGTGTCAATCAAGTTGCAGTGGTGGCCATGCCCGACGAGAAAATGGGTGAAAAGGCTTGTGCTTATATCAAGCTAAATAAATACACAAACCTAGATTTGGAAACGATGAAAGACTATTTACTTCGTAAAGGTGTAGCTATTCAAAAGGTTCCTGAACGTCTTGAAATTATTGCAGAAATGCCGATGACGACGAGCGGAAAAATCCAAAAGTTTGTCCTGAGAGAGGATATTAAGAAAAAGCTTACCGTGTAA
- a CDS encoding SDR family oxidoreductase, producing the protein MEFGVKGKVALVTGAGGGIGGSIAQYLNQENAFVYLIDRDEKGLNDVLNNLPNQELAKVIPLDITDYNAVKTVIDDIALNHATPEIVVNAAGIAGLNTPIFQLEEEDFNRIVKVNLNGTYNIIRHASLHMVELGRGKIINIASMAGVAGSNLFQSHYAASKGGVISLTRSVAKELGPKGINVNAIAPGVIETQMIAGMKSEAKQDYFSKIPLQRIGNPEDVGKVALFLASDLSIYMTGQILNVDGGIVMA; encoded by the coding sequence ATGGAATTTGGTGTTAAAGGAAAAGTCGCACTAGTGACGGGTGCAGGTGGCGGAATCGGTGGTAGCATAGCTCAGTATCTAAATCAAGAAAATGCGTTTGTCTATTTAATAGATAGAGATGAAAAGGGACTTAATGATGTTCTAAACAATTTACCTAATCAGGAATTAGCGAAAGTCATTCCATTAGATATAACTGATTATAACGCAGTTAAGACAGTAATAGATGATATTGCATTAAATCATGCAACTCCAGAAATTGTTGTTAATGCTGCTGGTATAGCGGGATTAAATACACCTATTTTTCAATTAGAAGAAGAGGATTTTAATAGAATAGTTAAGGTTAATTTGAACGGAACGTATAATATCATCCGCCACGCCTCGTTACACATGGTCGAATTAGGACGAGGTAAAATTATTAATATCGCTTCAATGGCAGGTGTAGCAGGCTCAAATTTATTTCAGTCACATTACGCCGCATCAAAAGGTGGAGTCATTTCATTGACACGATCAGTCGCTAAGGAGTTGGGACCAAAAGGAATAAATGTGAACGCGATTGCACCTGGAGTCATTGAAACCCAAATGATCGCTGGAATGAAAAGTGAAGCGAAACAGGATTATTTTTCAAAAATTCCACTTCAAAGAATTGGAAATCCTGAAGATGTTGGAAAAGTAGCATTATTTTTAGCATCGGATTTGAGTATTTATATGACGGGGCAAATTTTGAATGTAGATGGCGGAATTGTCATGGCGTAA
- the dctP gene encoding TRAP transporter substrate-binding protein DctP, with product MKKNLIILMFVSLFVLMVAACSGGGSEPSNSEGASNEGNDSGEAANTGETIKLRVATGLSEQHGWWQGFMVPWMDRVEELTDGQVQFEGFAGGELVEVVQEPDALKNGTADVAILIPFYHENLFPASSITFLPVSFTDEFISGDALNKLMESDVALGDTGKTYYESHYGDNGFKTWALNAGAVYSISTTGHEFNSVDDVKGISMRTPNLLFELMAKNMGVNSVSMNIVEAFDALNRGAFEGIFHTVADWTGAGFQDLLTYTIDDLFLGSSNGVFAMTQETWDSLPSNVQDAMNQAQQEMYENGIQEWVTRAEETRAYNVEEAGGQFISFLDLPEDVQQHITEANVKTWYDYIDFLESNGNPGKEIAILWRDLLIEAGGDVPDELMNLEDY from the coding sequence ATGAAAAAAAATCTGATCATTTTAATGTTTGTATCATTATTTGTATTGATGGTAGCAGCTTGTAGTGGAGGTGGATCTGAACCTTCAAATTCTGAAGGGGCATCTAATGAAGGCAATGATAGTGGAGAAGCAGCAAATACAGGTGAAACAATTAAACTTCGTGTAGCGACTGGATTAAGTGAACAGCATGGTTGGTGGCAAGGATTTATGGTTCCTTGGATGGACCGCGTTGAAGAGTTAACAGACGGACAAGTTCAATTTGAAGGCTTTGCAGGTGGAGAGTTAGTTGAAGTCGTTCAGGAGCCAGATGCTTTGAAGAATGGAACGGCTGATGTTGCGATCTTAATTCCTTTCTATCATGAAAATTTATTCCCAGCATCATCAATTACATTCTTACCAGTTAGTTTTACAGATGAGTTCATTAGTGGTGATGCATTAAACAAATTAATGGAAAGTGATGTTGCGTTAGGTGATACTGGTAAAACTTACTATGAGTCTCATTATGGAGATAATGGATTTAAGACATGGGCGCTGAATGCTGGTGCAGTCTATTCGATTTCAACAACAGGTCATGAGTTCAATTCAGTAGATGATGTAAAAGGAATTTCTATGCGTACACCAAACCTTTTATTTGAACTTATGGCGAAAAACATGGGTGTAAACAGTGTATCGATGAATATCGTTGAAGCTTTCGACGCATTAAATCGTGGTGCATTTGAAGGGATCTTCCATACCGTTGCGGACTGGACAGGTGCAGGTTTCCAAGATTTATTAACATACACAATTGATGATTTATTCTTAGGGTCTTCCAACGGTGTATTTGCGATGACACAAGAAACTTGGGATAGCTTACCAAGTAATGTACAAGATGCGATGAACCAAGCTCAGCAAGAAATGTACGAAAATGGAATTCAAGAATGGGTAACGCGTGCAGAAGAAACAAGAGCGTATAATGTTGAAGAAGCTGGCGGCCAGTTTATTTCATTCCTTGACTTACCAGAAGATGTTCAACAGCATATCACAGAAGCCAATGTTAAAACGTGGTATGACTATATTGATTTCTTAGAAAGCAACGGCAACCCTGGTAAAGAAATTGCCATCCTATGGCGTGACCTCTTAATCGAGGCTGGTGGGGATGTACCTGATGAGTTAATGAATTTAGAAGACTATTAA
- a CDS encoding thiamine pyrophosphate-dependent dehydrogenase E1 component subunit alpha, with amino-acid sequence MSKNITKEFKLDLYEKLYLSRRFEDELQGLFADNKVVGWIHSNKGHEAIGVSLAMAMNENDYLVPHHRDRPAFLAKGLSAKSILAEIMGKTTGVCGGLGGELHIMDVETKIYGPTGVLGSNMPIALGIAYVNKLEGNNNVVICNFGEGGSNRGSFHEAMNMAALWSLPIVFVCENNRFVEFTPVHLHMNVEDVAGRAAGYGVEGVITDGFNPIESYHTFKKAIDKARSGEGPTLVEAKTYRLDGHYEGDPMKYRDNKEKIEWEKRDPLIVFRAELVNDSGIEELEIEAIENRVNQHMEEAIEFALKSEHPKASDTFKNVYA; translated from the coding sequence TTGAGCAAAAACATAACAAAAGAATTTAAGCTCGATCTCTATGAAAAACTATATTTATCAAGACGTTTTGAGGATGAATTGCAAGGGTTGTTTGCTGACAACAAGGTTGTTGGATGGATTCATTCTAATAAAGGACATGAGGCTATTGGTGTTTCACTTGCAATGGCGATGAATGAAAATGATTATTTAGTTCCACACCATCGTGACCGCCCTGCCTTTTTAGCTAAGGGATTATCCGCTAAATCAATATTGGCAGAGATCATGGGTAAAACAACAGGCGTTTGTGGCGGCCTTGGTGGAGAATTACACATTATGGATGTAGAAACCAAAATATATGGTCCAACTGGAGTTTTAGGTAGTAACATGCCAATTGCCTTAGGTATTGCTTATGTAAATAAGTTAGAAGGCAATAACAATGTGGTTATCTGTAATTTTGGTGAAGGCGGAAGCAATAGAGGTTCATTCCACGAAGCTATGAATATGGCAGCGTTATGGTCATTACCTATTGTATTTGTTTGCGAGAATAATAGATTTGTTGAATTTACTCCAGTTCATTTACATATGAACGTTGAGGATGTTGCTGGTCGTGCAGCTGGATATGGTGTAGAAGGCGTAATTACAGATGGTTTTAATCCTATTGAATCTTATCACACATTTAAAAAGGCTATTGATAAAGCTAGAAGTGGCGAAGGTCCAACTTTAGTTGAGGCAAAAACGTATCGATTAGATGGCCATTACGAAGGGGATCCGATGAAATATCGAGATAACAAAGAAAAGATCGAATGGGAGAAAAGAGATCCTTTAATTGTTTTTCGAGCTGAATTAGTTAATGATTCTGGCATCGAAGAATTAGAAATTGAAGCGATTGAAAATCGAGTCAATCAACATATGGAAGAAGCAATTGAGTTTGCGTTAAAGTCTGAACATCCAAAAGCATCAGATACTTTTAAAAATGTCTATGCATAA
- a CDS encoding bifunctional helix-turn-helix transcriptional regulator/GNAT family N-acetyltransferase, with protein sequence MTILSNISKEERINAVRHFNRFMTKQIGALRESLLHSPYSLTESRIIFEIANNNNLTASNLIHDLGLDAGYVSRILARFEEKGIIQKERSTRDARQLILKLTLEGVKAFSQLNERSNNEIAELIGELSESEQQQLINALKTVEGLLIKKKSLKFSGPYFLRQHEPGDMGWVVHKHGILYSQEYGWDVNFESLVSQIVADFIDNYNPKRERCWIAEMNGEIVGSIFVVEGSEDTAKLRLLIVDPKARGLGLGSQLVEECINFSRRVGYKKLVLWTNSVLKEARHIYQKKGFTLVDEEKHHSFGKDLVGETWELSL encoded by the coding sequence GTGACTATTTTGTCAAATATTTCAAAGGAAGAAAGAATAAATGCTGTTCGCCATTTTAATCGTTTTATGACAAAACAAATTGGTGCTTTGCGAGAGAGCTTATTACATAGCCCTTACTCACTGACAGAATCTAGGATAATATTTGAAATTGCTAACAACAATAACCTTACAGCTTCAAATTTAATTCACGATTTGGGATTGGATGCAGGTTATGTAAGTCGTATATTAGCTCGATTTGAAGAGAAAGGTATTATACAGAAAGAGCGTTCTACTAGAGATGCTAGGCAACTAATTCTAAAACTTACGCTTGAAGGAGTAAAAGCATTTTCTCAGCTCAATGAACGTTCAAACAATGAAATAGCTGAACTCATTGGAGAATTGTCGGAAAGTGAACAACAACAATTAATTAATGCTCTGAAAACAGTTGAAGGTTTGCTTATTAAGAAGAAAAGTCTTAAATTTTCAGGACCATATTTCCTTCGTCAACACGAACCTGGTGATATGGGGTGGGTTGTTCACAAACACGGTATCTTATATTCACAGGAATATGGATGGGATGTGAATTTTGAATCACTTGTTTCACAAATTGTAGCTGATTTTATAGATAACTATAATCCAAAACGTGAACGTTGCTGGATTGCCGAAATGAATGGAGAAATTGTGGGTTCTATTTTTGTTGTTGAAGGAAGTGAAGACACAGCTAAACTCCGTTTACTAATAGTAGACCCAAAGGCTCGAGGATTAGGTCTCGGTTCACAATTAGTTGAAGAATGTATTAACTTTTCTAGAAGGGTTGGATATAAGAAACTCGTCTTATGGACAAATAGTGTCCTTAAAGAAGCTCGGCATATTTATCAGAAAAAAGGATTTACACTTGTGGATGAAGAAAAACATCATAGTTTTGGGAAGGATTTAGTTGGAGAAACGTGGGAGTTGTCGCTTTAG
- a CDS encoding dihydrolipoamide acetyltransferase family protein has product MATELKIPKIGVEMTSALIDQWNIDEGSQVEQGDVLLNIQTEKVTYEIESPVSGFVNLIGNEGEEYNVGAVVAKIAQTQDEYDQLNDGPVIESEKATEPIAEKQQELEVDGTSSECTKRSSNCKIAQLNRKVRSTPLAKAIARENGIDLSTINGSGPSGAIVKQDVLKAIANKVENVPTEQPTTLPEPAAEPVTETAMETTELKRVAERKPLKGMRKNIAKHMMASLQTTAQLTDINEINVSKLVQFRDELNEELADHLGYKISFNHLFIKAVSIILKEHPVFNSSITDQEIIHWETINIGFAVSVDDGLVVPVIKQVDQLSLNEIASQFTELVDRARHGKLTSDDISGGTFTITNVGSYGGYFSTPILNQPEVAILGIGKIKEKPIVNENREIIVGDMLGYSLTFDHRLIDGATAGEFQKAFSHIMGNPKLLLVK; this is encoded by the coding sequence ATGGCTACTGAACTGAAAATACCCAAAATCGGGGTTGAAATGACAAGTGCATTAATTGACCAGTGGAATATTGATGAAGGAAGTCAAGTAGAACAAGGTGATGTCCTCCTTAATATCCAAACGGAAAAAGTCACCTATGAAATTGAGTCACCAGTTTCCGGGTTTGTTAACCTTATAGGTAATGAAGGCGAAGAGTATAATGTTGGGGCTGTTGTTGCAAAAATTGCTCAGACTCAAGATGAATACGATCAACTAAATGATGGTCCAGTAATTGAGTCAGAGAAGGCAACCGAACCGATAGCAGAAAAACAGCAAGAGTTAGAGGTGGATGGCACTTCTTCTGAATGTACTAAACGATCAAGTAATTGCAAAATTGCCCAACTGAATAGAAAAGTGAGGTCTACCCCTCTAGCTAAAGCAATCGCAAGAGAAAATGGAATTGATTTATCCACTATTAATGGGAGTGGTCCTTCAGGAGCAATTGTCAAGCAAGATGTTCTAAAAGCGATTGCAAATAAGGTTGAAAACGTCCCGACCGAGCAACCGACAACCCTACCAGAACCCGCAGCAGAACCTGTAACAGAAACTGCAATGGAAACAACAGAGTTGAAACGAGTGGCGGAAAGAAAACCTTTAAAAGGAATGCGAAAAAACATTGCTAAACATATGATGGCGAGTCTCCAAACCACTGCGCAACTAACAGACATTAATGAAATTAATGTTAGCAAACTCGTGCAGTTTAGAGATGAATTAAATGAAGAACTTGCGGATCACTTAGGATACAAGATATCGTTCAACCATTTATTTATCAAAGCAGTTTCCATTATCTTAAAAGAGCATCCTGTATTTAATTCCAGCATAACGGATCAAGAAATTATCCACTGGGAAACGATAAATATTGGATTTGCCGTATCGGTAGATGATGGATTAGTCGTCCCAGTCATCAAACAAGTCGACCAATTATCACTGAATGAAATTGCGAGTCAATTCACTGAATTAGTGGATCGCGCAAGACATGGAAAGCTTACCTCCGATGATATTTCAGGTGGAACATTTACGATTACCAATGTTGGTAGTTATGGTGGATATTTCTCCACACCTATTTTGAACCAACCTGAAGTGGCCATCTTAGGAATTGGGAAAATAAAAGAGAAACCGATTGTTAATGAAAACCGTGAAATTATCGTCGGTGACATGCTTGGATATAGCTTAACTTTCGACCATCGTTTAATTGATGGCGCGACTGCTGGAGAATTCCAAAAAGCATTTAGTCATATTATGGGTAACCCCAAATTACTTTTGGTTAAATAA
- a CDS encoding TetR/AcrR family transcriptional regulator, with product MMKNNHKTLTARQKQALKTRKALLDSALRLFKEKGFDEVHVEEIAKEAGTSKGSFYTYFKSKDAVILEQYKDIDETYLSVYHKLPKDMLATEKIRVILSEGINIFIDLGFEFVTIVAKSQLDPKTTPYIFTGDRTVNQLILQIVTEGQARGEIRDDMTNEEVAEMILCFYRGIYIEWCYFSGNFDILSKGNQYIDFFIDIIANKDKDV from the coding sequence ATGATGAAAAATAATCACAAAACTTTAACAGCCCGTCAAAAGCAAGCACTGAAAACAAGAAAAGCATTACTTGATAGTGCTTTAAGGTTGTTTAAAGAAAAGGGTTTCGATGAAGTACATGTTGAGGAAATTGCTAAGGAAGCTGGAACTTCTAAGGGATCTTTTTATACTTATTTCAAATCAAAAGATGCTGTAATTTTAGAACAATATAAAGATATCGATGAAACGTATTTAAGTGTATATCATAAATTACCTAAAGACATGTTAGCTACTGAAAAAATTCGTGTTATTCTTTCTGAAGGTATTAATATATTTATAGATTTAGGTTTTGAATTTGTAACCATCGTTGCCAAAAGTCAATTAGATCCGAAAACGACCCCTTATATATTTACTGGTGACCGAACGGTTAATCAGCTAATCTTGCAGATAGTAACAGAAGGTCAAGCCCGAGGAGAAATAAGGGATGATATGACTAATGAGGAAGTAGCTGAGATGATCTTATGCTTTTATCGTGGGATATATATTGAGTGGTGCTATTTTAGCGGAAACTTTGATATATTAAGTAAAGGTAATCAATATATTGATTTTTTTATAGATATTATTGCGAATAAAGATAAGGACGTATAG
- the lpdA gene encoding dihydrolipoyl dehydrogenase: METNWQTVVIGGGPGGYAAAIRAAQLGLKTLLIEKAQLGGTCLNVGCIPTKFMVEFANSKQKLNHLANIGVDVTYNGLNMDKFQKSKQKVVKKLTGGVNALLTHAGVEVINGTAEFVSEHKIKVVTETESLEVEASRFIIAAGTRPAEIIIPFDGDRIVSSTDVLSWSELPKSLTIVGAGVIGMEFASIFSQLGVEVSVVEVAPHALINEDQDVVNHLIKALKKRKVKFYFNAKVESASKSENDVTLSVDQDGNQVSISSEKVLLAAGRTSNADTLKLENTSVETDKGFIKVNQQMQTNAEHIYAVGDIAGGWQLAHVAYEEGVVAAENIAGNKVEFNDKYTPRSVFTSPEISSVGLTEQQARERYDQVGVYTASLQGNGKALINGLGKAEGIAKITVDEKYGEILGFSIVGEHVNELIADVTSVMSLESTIEDLASIIHPHPSLSEIIKEVALLATGKPLHTM; encoded by the coding sequence GTGGAAACAAATTGGCAAACTGTTGTTATTGGTGGCGGCCCAGGGGGTTATGCTGCAGCAATAAGGGCTGCACAATTAGGGTTAAAAACACTTTTAATCGAAAAAGCACAGCTTGGTGGAACGTGTTTAAATGTCGGTTGTATTCCGACGAAATTTATGGTGGAATTTGCAAATTCCAAACAAAAACTGAACCACCTTGCAAATATTGGTGTTGATGTCACTTATAACGGCCTTAACATGGACAAATTCCAAAAAAGTAAACAAAAAGTTGTAAAAAAACTAACTGGGGGAGTCAATGCGTTACTAACACATGCTGGTGTCGAAGTGATTAACGGTACAGCGGAGTTTGTTTCAGAACATAAAATAAAGGTTGTAACTGAAACAGAGTCACTAGAAGTTGAAGCAAGTCGTTTCATAATTGCGGCAGGTACACGACCTGCTGAAATCATCATTCCATTTGATGGAGACCGAATTGTTTCGAGTACTGATGTGTTAAGTTGGAGTGAGCTGCCAAAATCGCTAACAATCGTTGGTGCTGGTGTTATTGGAATGGAATTTGCGAGTATTTTTTCACAATTAGGGGTTGAGGTATCCGTAGTTGAAGTAGCTCCTCATGCCTTAATCAATGAAGATCAAGATGTTGTCAATCATCTAATAAAAGCATTGAAAAAACGCAAAGTAAAATTCTATTTTAATGCGAAGGTTGAATCGGCTAGTAAATCAGAGAATGATGTGACACTATCTGTCGATCAAGATGGAAATCAAGTTTCAATATCTTCAGAAAAAGTGCTGCTCGCTGCTGGCAGAACAAGTAACGCAGATACGTTGAAGCTTGAAAATACGAGTGTTGAAACCGACAAGGGCTTCATCAAGGTGAATCAACAGATGCAGACCAACGCAGAGCATATTTATGCCGTTGGAGACATTGCTGGAGGTTGGCAATTAGCACATGTCGCTTATGAAGAAGGGGTAGTCGCCGCGGAAAATATTGCTGGAAACAAAGTTGAGTTTAATGACAAATATACACCACGCTCAGTCTTTACGTCTCCAGAAATTAGTTCCGTAGGCTTAACCGAACAACAAGCGCGAGAAAGATATGACCAAGTAGGCGTCTATACCGCTTCTTTGCAAGGAAATGGTAAAGCATTAATTAACGGTTTAGGTAAGGCTGAAGGGATAGCCAAAATCACTGTCGATGAGAAGTATGGTGAAATATTAGGTTTCTCGATCGTTGGTGAACATGTAAATGAATTGATTGCCGATGTAACGAGTGTGATGAGTTTAGAGAGTACGATTGAAGATTTAGCTTCTATTATTCACCCACACCCGTCATTATCGGAAATTATCAAGGAAGTGGCTCTTTTGGCTACAGGAAAACCATTACACACGATGTAA
- a CDS encoding alcohol dehydrogenase catalytic domain-containing protein, protein MNGLVKQGDRLQLLDVEEPRCHDNGVKVEIKFTGICGTDLHIHHNEFEVTDSIIIGHEMSGVVVEVGKDVKTISVGDRVAVLPSNVHTCQNCEYCDKGLYTLCPERQGMGLHVNGGFAKYVVAREDMCYKLPDHISYEVAAMSEPLAVVTQPIEELGSITKDDVVLVSGPGPIGLLAVYVLVKKGCKVLVAGTKQDQERLNIAKEIGCARTTDVLTEDLQAVVK, encoded by the coding sequence ATGAATGGCTTAGTAAAACAAGGAGATCGTCTCCAATTATTGGATGTCGAAGAACCAAGGTGTCACGATAATGGGGTAAAAGTAGAGATTAAGTTTACTGGCATTTGCGGGACTGATCTTCACATTCACCATAATGAGTTTGAAGTAACCGATTCGATTATTATCGGCCACGAGATGTCAGGTGTAGTTGTAGAAGTTGGTAAAGATGTAAAAACGATTAGCGTTGGTGACCGCGTTGCCGTTTTACCATCGAATGTGCATACGTGTCAAAACTGTGAGTATTGTGACAAAGGTTTATATACACTTTGTCCTGAAAGACAAGGAATGGGACTCCATGTGAATGGCGGGTTTGCCAAGTACGTAGTTGCTAGAGAGGACATGTGTTATAAACTGCCAGACCATATCTCCTATGAGGTTGCTGCGATGTCTGAGCCATTGGCCGTTGTCACACAGCCGATTGAAGAATTAGGTTCAATTACAAAAGATGATGTAGTCTTAGTATCAGGGCCGGGACCGATTGGATTATTGGCGGTATATGTTTTAGTGAAGAAGGGCTGTAAAGTATTAGTAGCAGGAACGAAACAAGATCAAGAGCGTTTGAATATCGCAAAAGAAATTGGCTGTGCTAGAACAACTGATGTATTAACGGAAGATTTACAGGCGGTTGTAAAATAG